In one window of Pseudorasbora parva isolate DD20220531a chromosome 7, ASM2467924v1, whole genome shotgun sequence DNA:
- the pnp4b gene encoding purine nucleoside phosphorylase 4b yields the protein MHTKENSCCCSFDDCKLTTEWLLSRTRHRPKIAIVCGSGLGLLADSVSNKQTIRYEDIPNFPVSTVPGHEGCLVFGQIKGESCVFMQGRFHLYEGYSLCKVTFPVRIFKLMGVETIIVTNASGGLCQDFKVGDIMVIKDHINLPGFAGQHPLCGPNDERFGIRFPCMSDAYSKDLRKLVLDITSELGYSNFVREGVYCMVSGPNFETIAEARMLHILGSDSVGMSTVPEVTVAKHCGLRVLGLSLITNKVSLDYSREEKVNHEEVLQISKMRAEMLQNMLMTFIARSHQVETINNNDCIYSNTV from the exons ATGCACACCAAGGAAAACTCATG CTGCTGTTCCTTTGATGACTGCAAACTGACCACAGAATGGCTGCTGAGCAGGACGAGACACAGGCCAAAGATAGCTATAGTGTGCGGCTCTGGACTGGGACTTCTCGCAGACAGTGTCTCAAATAAACAGACCATCCGCTACGAGGACATTCCCAATTTCCCAGTGAGCACAG TTCCTGGTCATGAAGGCTGCCTGGTGTTTGGTCAAATCAAAGGCGAGTCGTGTGTCTTCATGCAAGGAAGGTTCCATCTGTACGAGGGTTACTCATTGTGTAAG GTCACGTTCCCCGTGCGGATCTTCAAGCTGATGGGTGTAGAAACCATTATCGTAACAAACGCCTCTGGAGGTCTTTGTCAGGATTTCAAAGTGGGAGACATTATGGTCATTAAGGACCATATTAACTTGCCGGGGTTTGCTGGACAGCACCCACTGTGTGGACCCAATGATGAACG ATTTGGGATCCGGTTTCCTTGTATGTCTGACGCTTACAGCAAAGACCTGAGGAAATTAGTTTTGGACATCACTTCTGAGCTGGGCTACTCAAATTTTGTGCGCGAGGGTGTCTACTGTATGGTTAGCGGACCCAACTTTGAGACCATCGCAGAGGCACGCATGCTGCACATCTTGGGGAGCGACTCTGTTG GTATGAGCACAGTTCCTGAGGTGACGGTAGCCAAGCATTGCGGACTGCGGGTCCTGGGCCTCTCGCTCATCACCAACAAGGTTTCTCTTGACTACAGCCGTGAGGAGAAAGTGAATCATGAGGAGGTGCTACAAATCAGCAAGATGAGAGCTGAGATGCTCCAGAACATGCTCATGACCTTCATAGCTCGCTCTCACCAAGTGGAGACCATCAACAACAATGACTGCATCTACTCAAATACGGTCTAG